The proteins below come from a single Parazoarcus communis genomic window:
- a CDS encoding ABC transporter permease: MTAACTLIRLAALWRKEALALLRDRHGLAALFLMPAIFILVMSMALRDAFVPGVPADLGYAIVDLDRSEASQALEGQLAGIDLLREFGTLDSEQIGREAVADGRIAFVLVIPQDFERGLGSAASPAPDAAGVRLLADPTVPLAVRNGFRQQVEAELTRLQLSTLLARIGRSLLIPELRDVAGKAPPLPVVVEAVRSPTLADGSESAATLPSSVQQNVPAWLIFSMFFVVVPISAVFIAERQHGTLQRLATQQVSFGLILAGKLLPFFVVNQVQAVLMVLVGRYLVPLAGGEALTLPTGAASLLALWLMSAAVSVAAVAWALLIASSARSTEQATVIGGVGNILMGAIGGIMVPKFVMPAGMQPLTDLSPMAWALDGFHRVMLRGGAIADVLGPAAALLSFGLAALAVAILLNRRALRALR; this comes from the coding sequence ATGACTGCAGCCTGCACCCTGATCCGGCTCGCCGCCCTGTGGCGCAAGGAAGCGCTTGCGCTGCTGCGCGATCGTCACGGGCTGGCCGCCCTGTTCCTGATGCCGGCCATCTTCATCCTGGTGATGTCGATGGCTCTGCGCGACGCCTTCGTACCCGGCGTACCCGCCGACCTGGGCTACGCCATCGTCGACCTCGACCGCAGCGAAGCCTCGCAGGCGCTGGAGGGACAACTCGCCGGCATCGACCTGCTGCGCGAGTTCGGCACCCTGGACAGCGAGCAGATCGGGCGCGAAGCAGTGGCGGACGGTCGCATCGCCTTCGTACTGGTAATTCCGCAAGACTTCGAGCGCGGGCTTGGCAGCGCCGCCAGCCCAGCCCCTGACGCGGCGGGCGTGCGCCTGCTCGCCGACCCCACGGTGCCGCTGGCGGTACGCAACGGCTTTCGCCAGCAAGTCGAAGCCGAACTCACCCGCCTGCAACTGAGCACCCTGCTCGCGCGCATCGGGCGCAGCCTGTTGATCCCCGAACTGCGCGACGTGGCGGGCAAGGCACCGCCCCTGCCGGTCGTGGTCGAAGCCGTTCGCAGTCCCACGCTCGCCGACGGGTCGGAAAGCGCCGCCACCCTGCCTTCATCGGTGCAGCAGAACGTGCCGGCATGGCTGATCTTCTCGATGTTCTTCGTCGTGGTGCCGATCTCTGCCGTATTCATCGCCGAGCGCCAGCACGGCACGCTGCAGCGCCTGGCCACGCAGCAGGTGTCCTTCGGCCTGATCCTCGCCGGCAAGCTGCTGCCCTTCTTTGTCGTCAATCAGGTGCAGGCGGTGCTGATGGTGCTGGTCGGACGCTATCTCGTACCGCTCGCCGGCGGCGAAGCCCTCACCCTGCCCACGGGCGCCGCCTCGCTGCTCGCGCTGTGGCTGATGAGCGCAGCGGTCAGCGTCGCCGCCGTGGCCTGGGCCCTGCTGATTGCCAGCAGCGCGCGCAGCACCGAGCAGGCCACCGTGATCGGCGGTGTGGGCAACATCCTGATGGGTGCGATCGGCGGCATCATGGTGCCGAAATTCGTCATGCCGGCCGGCATGCAGCCCCTGACCGACCTGTCGCCGATGGCATGGGCGCTGGACGGCTTTCACCGCGTGATGTTGCGCGGCGGCGCCATCGCCGACGTCCTCGGCCCCGCCGCCGCACTGCTATCCTTCGGCCTCGCGGCGCTGGCCGTCGCGATCCTGCTGAACCGGCGCGCCCTGCGCGCGCTCCGCTGA
- a CDS encoding ABC transporter ATP-binding protein produces MIAIERISHRYRSASMAALDAITLDVGRGSLFGLLGPNGAGKTTLISLIAGLIAPQQGQIRVSAQTLSDFRRARPNAIALVPQDYAFYPMLTVAENLAFFAGVQGLDRHQQQARSSEAIRFARLESVARQLAGELSGGLRRRLNLAIGLLGDPALLLLDEPTVGVDPQSRHFLLDAIRDLRDAGKTVIYTSHYMDEVEAICDRIAIIDHGRVLASGTLAEVLGAGESQLLLRLDRDLPQPLLERWEAAHTVTTQGANSICLTPVPAAALPQILQDLAAHGLTPLALNHGQQNLEQVFMHLTQRSLRD; encoded by the coding sequence ATGATCGCCATCGAGCGCATCAGCCATCGCTATCGCAGCGCCAGCATGGCTGCCCTCGATGCCATCACGCTCGATGTCGGACGCGGCAGTCTGTTCGGCCTGCTCGGCCCCAACGGCGCGGGCAAGACCACGCTGATCTCGCTCATCGCCGGCCTCATCGCCCCGCAGCAGGGGCAGATCAGGGTCAGCGCTCAGACGCTGTCCGACTTCCGCCGCGCCCGCCCCAATGCGATCGCCCTGGTACCCCAGGACTACGCCTTCTACCCCATGTTGACGGTCGCCGAGAACCTCGCCTTCTTTGCCGGCGTGCAGGGGCTGGACCGGCATCAGCAGCAGGCCCGCAGCAGCGAGGCCATCCGTTTCGCCCGCCTCGAGAGCGTCGCCAGACAGCTTGCCGGCGAACTCTCCGGCGGCTTGCGCCGGCGGCTGAACCTTGCCATCGGCCTGCTCGGCGACCCCGCGCTGCTGCTACTGGACGAGCCCACCGTCGGTGTCGATCCGCAGTCGCGCCACTTTCTGCTCGACGCCATCCGCGACCTGCGCGACGCCGGCAAGACGGTGATCTACACCAGCCATTACATGGATGAGGTCGAAGCCATCTGCGACCGTATCGCCATCATCGACCACGGCCGGGTGCTCGCCAGCGGCACGCTGGCCGAGGTGCTCGGTGCCGGCGAGTCGCAACTGCTGCTCCGCCTCGACCGCGATCTGCCGCAACCGCTGCTCGAGCGCTGGGAAGCAGCGCATACGGTCACGACGCAGGGCGCAAACAGCATCTGCCTGACCCCGGTCCCTGCCGCCGCGCTGCCGCAGATCCTGCAGGATCTCGCCGCGCACGGGCTCACGCCGCTGGCCCTGAACCACGGCCAGCAGAATCTGGAGCAGGTCTTCATGCACCTGACCCAGCGTTCGCTGCGGGACTGA
- a CDS encoding beta-ketoacyl synthase N-terminal-like domain-containing protein, with protein sequence MTRTVRIAAFAHCSTLGQRAHEAAAELARPACAPGERKVLGEAWPWFAMAVDDADWSARACTAITRVGSDLAAALPAPDWADTPLFVASSSLQMGALEHAARASGTTDMPPDAAAFPQQVADWLGIAGTPWTVSTTCTSGFAAIDAAASLIRQGVIDRALVIGIELANDTTLAGFAGLGLLARQAGDKGLVLGEAVAGVLLRANADSGWELAACRLGVDGHSPTGPAPDGRVIRATMDAALADAGLRADDIDLLKLHGGDLAATAEAESCAVSAVFGDARPATISFKHRLGHTLGASGVAELSLLLAVLDGKAQPPQHILLNLVGFGGSIGALVLRASPDAPPAQVEDTGADEGTRSIAANECARIALAFDSAELNARARAVAAAISAPPLRRAGALAELCLAGVDACAPADEHAGATAILVASRSGPRQAFARVLEDLCLRSEAPMPFDFLATQAVLAALPVQKRLPGLDAFYYLPGTDDSALLWQRMAQLASAWLACGRHRHVLIGIVEPGAAQHRCEWRRLGG encoded by the coding sequence ATGACGCGGACGGTGCGGATTGCCGCCTTCGCACACTGCTCGACGCTGGGCCAGCGCGCGCACGAGGCCGCCGCCGAACTCGCCCGCCCGGCCTGCGCACCCGGCGAACGCAAGGTGCTCGGCGAAGCCTGGCCCTGGTTCGCGATGGCGGTGGATGACGCCGACTGGAGCGCCCGCGCATGCACCGCCATCACCCGGGTTGGCAGCGACCTCGCAGCCGCCCTGCCCGCACCAGACTGGGCCGACACGCCTTTGTTCGTCGCCTCGTCCTCACTGCAGATGGGCGCGCTCGAGCACGCTGCGCGCGCGAGCGGCACAACCGACATGCCGCCCGATGCCGCGGCCTTCCCGCAGCAGGTCGCCGACTGGCTCGGCATTGCCGGCACCCCTTGGACCGTGTCCACCACCTGCACCTCGGGCTTCGCCGCGATCGATGCCGCAGCCAGCCTGATCCGCCAGGGCGTGATCGACCGCGCCCTCGTCATCGGTATCGAGCTGGCCAACGACACCACGCTGGCAGGCTTTGCCGGCCTCGGCCTGCTCGCGCGCCAGGCGGGCGACAAGGGCCTGGTGCTCGGCGAAGCGGTGGCCGGCGTGCTGTTGCGCGCGAACGCAGACAGCGGCTGGGAGCTTGCCGCCTGCCGCCTTGGCGTCGATGGTCATTCACCCACCGGCCCCGCGCCCGACGGCCGGGTGATTCGCGCCACCATGGATGCGGCACTGGCCGATGCCGGACTGCGCGCCGACGACATCGACCTGCTCAAGCTGCACGGCGGCGATCTCGCCGCCACCGCCGAGGCCGAAAGCTGCGCAGTGAGCGCGGTGTTCGGCGACGCCCGCCCGGCCACCATCAGCTTCAAGCACCGTCTCGGGCACACGCTGGGCGCAAGCGGCGTGGCCGAGCTCAGCCTGCTGCTGGCGGTGCTGGATGGAAAAGCACAGCCGCCTCAGCACATCCTGCTCAATCTCGTCGGCTTCGGTGGCAGCATTGGCGCACTCGTGCTCAGGGCGTCGCCAGACGCCCCACCCGCGCAGGTGGAAGACACGGGCGCGGATGAGGGCACACGGTCCATCGCCGCAAACGAATGCGCCCGCATCGCACTCGCATTCGACAGCGCAGAACTGAACGCGCGTGCGCGCGCCGTTGCCGCTGCGATCTCCGCACCGCCGCTGCGCCGCGCCGGCGCGCTCGCCGAACTGTGCCTCGCAGGGGTCGATGCCTGTGCCCCAGCCGATGAGCATGCCGGGGCCACCGCCATCCTCGTCGCCTCGCGCAGCGGCCCGCGCCAGGCCTTTGCGCGCGTGCTCGAAGACCTGTGCCTGCGCAGCGAAGCACCCATGCCCTTCGATTTTCTCGCCACCCAGGCGGTACTTGCCGCCCTGCCAGTGCAGAAGCGCCTGCCCGGACTGGATGCCTTTTACTACCTGCCCGGCACGGACGACAGCGCCCTGCTGTGGCAGCGCATGGCGCAGCTCGCCAGTGCCTGGCTTGCCTGTGGCCGCCACCGCCATGTGCTGATCGGCATCGTGGAACCGGGCGCGGCGCAGCATCGCTGCGAATGGCGTCGCCTCGGCGGCTGA
- a CDS encoding beta-ketoacyl-ACP synthase III, whose amino-acid sequence MTEPRSVYITATACCLPNAPVDNEAIESVLGRIGERPSRARRIVLRNNGIRQRHYAIDPATGAATHSNAGMTAEAIRGLATDGFALDDIECLATGTSLPDQIMPNHGVMVHGELGNPACEVVSTAGICLAGLTALKYGWLSVLAGNTRNAVTTGSDRPSAVLRGSSFEAENEHRVAALERHPEIAFEKDFLRWMLSDGAGAFLLQDAPRTGARALRIDWIELSSQAHAQPVCMYAGGERDDSGRLQGWAGYAPEAWGRESIFAIKQDVRLLNEQVVASTLEAPLRRLIERRQLRADRIDWFLPHMSSHYFRDQIADCLQRLGLPIAPERWFTNLATRGNTGAASIYIMIDELLRSGRLSEGERLLCFVPESGRFSSGFMHLTVV is encoded by the coding sequence ATGACTGAACCCCGCTCCGTATATATCACTGCCACGGCCTGCTGCCTGCCCAATGCCCCTGTCGACAACGAGGCCATCGAGTCGGTACTCGGCCGCATCGGCGAACGGCCTTCGCGTGCCCGTCGCATCGTGCTGCGCAACAACGGCATCCGCCAGCGCCACTACGCCATCGACCCCGCGACCGGTGCAGCCACCCACAGCAACGCCGGCATGACGGCCGAGGCCATTCGCGGACTGGCGACAGACGGATTTGCGCTCGACGACATCGAATGCCTTGCCACCGGCACCTCGCTGCCTGACCAGATCATGCCCAATCACGGCGTGATGGTGCACGGCGAACTCGGCAACCCCGCATGTGAAGTCGTCAGCACCGCAGGCATCTGCCTGGCCGGACTCACCGCGCTCAAGTACGGCTGGCTGTCGGTGCTCGCCGGCAACACGCGCAACGCCGTCACCACCGGCTCCGACCGCCCCTCGGCGGTGCTGCGCGGGAGCAGTTTCGAGGCCGAGAACGAACACCGCGTGGCCGCACTCGAGCGTCATCCCGAGATCGCATTCGAGAAGGACTTCCTGCGCTGGATGCTGTCCGACGGCGCCGGCGCCTTCCTGCTGCAGGATGCACCGCGCACCGGTGCACGCGCACTGCGCATCGACTGGATCGAGCTCTCGTCGCAGGCCCACGCCCAACCGGTGTGCATGTATGCCGGCGGCGAACGCGACGACAGCGGCAGGCTGCAGGGCTGGGCCGGGTACGCGCCCGAGGCCTGGGGCAGGGAGTCGATCTTCGCCATCAAGCAGGACGTGCGTCTGCTCAACGAGCAGGTGGTCGCAAGCACGCTCGAAGCGCCGCTGCGCCGGCTGATCGAGCGTCGCCAGCTCCGCGCCGACCGGATCGACTGGTTCCTGCCGCACATGTCCTCGCACTATTTCCGCGACCAGATCGCCGACTGCCTGCAGCGGCTCGGCCTGCCGATCGCGCCCGAGCGCTGGTTCACCAACCTCGCGACCCGGGGCAACACCGGCGCGGCCTCGATCTACATCATGATCGACGAACTGCTGCGCAGCGGCCGCCTGAGCGAAGGCGAGCGCCTGCTGTGCTTCGTACCCGAAAGCGGCCGCTTCTCCAGCGGTTTCATGCACCTGACCGTGGTCTGA
- a CDS encoding serine hydrolase domain-containing protein, whose translation MFASGSAPGFRPFLRRLALSACVLALGACATAPQRPPDLQRGDFRYAIERARWLIEQEMADNKVTGLSVALVDDQRVVWAEGFGYEDAEREIAATPGTPYRLGSIAKVLTATAAMQLAEEGRIDIDRPLKEALPAFSVRSRFDNTTPITPRNIMHHHSGLPANHLSGMLTTSAPAPFTSLVEAVRNEYVAYPPEFIFGYSNLAVSLLGAAIEHTAGTPFEQHLQQRLLAPLGMVHTRFESQPALKVYNRHEEIDALALRDLPSGGLVSNVDDMSRFMRWVFADGRAGERQLLGADTLAEMLRPQNTHVQLDMGFRVGLGWLLSGIEIRNAGTVASHGGTLLDSHSMMVVLPEHKLGIIVASNSATSQGVVKTVATEALKLALEAKAGIVQPEPVLASSADVALPPDQLARYLR comes from the coding sequence ATGTTCGCTTCAGGCTCCGCTCCCGGCTTTCGCCCGTTTCTCCGTCGCCTCGCCCTGAGCGCATGTGTACTGGCGCTGGGCGCCTGCGCGACCGCTCCGCAGCGCCCGCCCGACCTCCAACGCGGCGACTTCCGCTATGCGATCGAGCGCGCCCGCTGGCTGATCGAGCAGGAGATGGCCGACAACAAGGTCACCGGCCTGTCCGTTGCGCTGGTCGACGACCAGCGCGTAGTCTGGGCAGAGGGCTTCGGCTACGAAGACGCCGAGCGCGAGATCGCCGCCACACCCGGCACCCCTTACCGGCTCGGGTCAATCGCCAAGGTGCTCACGGCAACCGCCGCCATGCAGCTTGCAGAAGAGGGCCGCATCGACATCGACCGCCCGCTGAAAGAAGCACTGCCGGCCTTCTCGGTGCGATCTCGCTTCGACAACACGACGCCGATCACGCCGCGCAACATCATGCACCACCACTCCGGCCTGCCCGCCAACCACCTGAGCGGCATGCTGACCACCTCGGCTCCGGCGCCCTTCACCAGCCTGGTGGAGGCCGTGCGCAACGAATACGTCGCCTATCCGCCCGAGTTCATCTTCGGCTACTCGAATCTGGCTGTCAGCCTGCTGGGTGCGGCAATCGAGCACACCGCCGGCACGCCCTTCGAGCAGCATCTGCAACAGCGCCTGCTCGCCCCGCTGGGCATGGTGCACACCCGCTTCGAGTCGCAGCCTGCGCTCAAGGTGTACAACCGCCACGAAGAAATCGACGCGCTGGCCCTGCGCGACCTGCCGTCCGGCGGACTCGTCTCGAACGTCGACGACATGAGCCGCTTCATGCGCTGGGTGTTTGCCGACGGACGTGCCGGCGAGCGGCAGTTGCTCGGCGCCGACACCCTTGCCGAGATGCTGCGCCCGCAGAATACCCATGTGCAGCTCGACATGGGCTTTCGCGTCGGACTGGGCTGGCTGCTGTCGGGTATCGAGATCCGCAACGCGGGCACCGTGGCCAGTCACGGCGGCACCCTGCTCGACTCCCACAGCATGATGGTGGTCTTGCCCGAGCACAAACTTGGCATCATCGTCGCTTCCAACTCGGCCACCTCGCAGGGCGTGGTCAAGACGGTCGCCACCGAAGCGCTGAAGCTTGCCCTCGAAGCCAAGGCCGGCATCGTTCAGCCCGAGCCGGTGCTAGCCTCCAGCGCCGACGTGGCGCTGCCGCCAGACCAGCTTGCACGCTACTTGAGGTAG
- a CDS encoding cupin domain-containing protein, translating to MTFERETRSATLLQSTGNLFADLGAPEGGEKFLPLLQTDTTCVERIVSHGSASPPGFWYDQPDDEWVMVVTGSAELAFDDDSRMSMRPGDWVTIPAHCRHRVESTAPDTVWLAVHVRHLPATVSCA from the coding sequence ATGACTTTCGAACGAGAAACACGCAGCGCGACACTGCTGCAGTCCACCGGCAACCTGTTTGCCGATCTCGGCGCTCCAGAAGGCGGTGAAAAATTCCTGCCGCTGCTGCAGACGGACACCACCTGCGTCGAACGGATCGTCTCCCACGGCAGCGCGAGCCCGCCCGGCTTCTGGTACGACCAGCCCGACGACGAATGGGTCATGGTCGTGACCGGTAGCGCGGAGCTCGCTTTCGATGACGACAGCCGCATGTCCATGCGACCGGGTGACTGGGTGACCATCCCCGCCCACTGCCGCCATCGCGTCGAATCCACTGCACCCGACACCGTCTGGCTCGCCGTTCATGTCCGCCACCTGCCCGCAACGGTGTCCTGCGCCTGA
- a CDS encoding BtrH N-terminal domain-containing protein, with product MQDTPNTFSHQHASHCESGVMSAIVRHYGLPLSEPMALGLSSAVSFAYLPFIKLGGLPLVAYRMPPRAIIRGLQKPLGIRMRTETFRSTARGEARLNSLLDEGKVVGLQTSVFWLPYFPGDMRFHFNAHNVLAYGRDSASGEYLLSDPVFEEPMRCAPADLARARFARGVLAPKGLLYYPETRPSEPDWGKAVPAAIRKTVRIMLRAPIPLIGIRGMERVARAVERLPASGDLQKSKLFVGHLVRMQEEIGTGGGGFRYMYASFLEEAASLAARPALTELAGELVEIGDGWREFALATARMIRDRDPFDPARLAALLRQQAAREKTFFGSLDRAIQ from the coding sequence ATGCAGGACACCCCAAACACATTCAGCCACCAGCACGCCTCGCATTGCGAGAGCGGCGTGATGTCGGCCATCGTGCGCCACTACGGCCTGCCCCTGTCCGAGCCGATGGCGCTCGGCCTGTCGTCGGCCGTGTCCTTCGCCTACCTGCCCTTCATCAAGCTCGGTGGGCTGCCGCTGGTGGCCTACCGCATGCCGCCGCGCGCGATCATCCGCGGCCTGCAGAAACCGCTTGGCATCCGCATGCGGACCGAAACCTTCCGCTCCACTGCCCGTGGCGAAGCACGCCTCAACAGCCTGCTCGACGAGGGCAAGGTGGTCGGCCTGCAGACCTCGGTGTTCTGGTTGCCGTATTTCCCCGGCGACATGCGTTTTCACTTCAACGCCCACAACGTGCTCGCCTATGGCCGCGACAGCGCCAGCGGCGAATACCTGCTGTCCGACCCGGTGTTCGAAGAGCCGATGCGCTGCGCACCGGCCGACCTCGCCCGTGCGCGCTTCGCCCGCGGCGTACTCGCGCCCAAGGGCCTGCTCTATTACCCGGAAACCCGCCCCAGCGAGCCCGACTGGGGCAAGGCGGTTCCGGCGGCCATCCGCAAGACGGTGCGCATCATGCTGCGCGCCCCGATTCCGCTGATCGGCATTCGCGGCATGGAGCGGGTAGCGCGCGCCGTCGAGCGCCTGCCCGCCAGTGGCGATCTGCAGAAATCCAAGCTCTTCGTCGGCCATCTGGTGCGGATGCAGGAAGAAATCGGCACCGGTGGCGGCGGTTTCCGCTACATGTACGCCTCCTTCCTCGAAGAAGCCGCCAGCCTCGCGGCGCGTCCGGCGCTGACCGAACTGGCCGGCGAACTGGTCGAGATCGGTGACGGCTGGCGCGAGTTCGCGCTGGCCACCGCGCGCATGATCCGCGACCGCGACCCCTTCGATCCGGCCCGTCTGGCCGCCCTGCTGCGCCAGCAGGCAGCCCGCGAAAAGACCTTCTTCGGCAGCCTCGACCGCGCCATCCAATGA
- a CDS encoding IS3 family transposase (programmed frameshift) gives MERMPKGIYTPEFRAEAVKLVEAEGLSVDAAAKRLSVPKSSLGNWVRASRAGKLAKVGQGQRLPTETEVELARLRKELAEVKLERDLPKKMCGVFREGVAVKYAQIDQLRLHHPVAVMCRLLSVSESGYHAWRQRPPSLRAQENAHLETEIKVAHRRTRETYGPQRLQSDLADHGIPASVYRIKRLRTKLGLRCKQKRKFKATTNSNHSLPLAPNLLDRQFDVAAPNRAWVADITYIATDEGWLYLAGVKDLFNGELVGYAMAERMTKELVTKALFRAVVAKRPTKGLIHHSDRGSQYCAYTYQTSLRQFGMRASMSRKADCWDNAPMESFWGSLKNELVHHQSYATREQARREITEYIEIFYNRIRKQARLGYLSPAAFSQQYYAKQMAA, from the exons ATGGAACGGATGCCGAAAGGGATTTACACGCCGGAATTTCGGGCGGAAGCAGTGAAGTTGGTGGAGGCAGAAGGGCTTTCGGTGGATGCAGCGGCCAAGCGCCTTTCGGTGCCGAAGAGCAGTCTTGGCAACTGGGTCAGGGCCTCGCGTGCGGGCAAGCTTGCCAAAGTGGGGCAAGGCCAACGGTTGCCGACAGAGACGGAAGTTGAGCTGGCGCGATTGCGCAAGGAATTGGCGGAAGTGAAGCTGGAGCGCGATCTGC CTAAAAAAATGTGCGGCGTATTTCGCGAAGGAGTCGCGGTGAAGTACGCACAGATTGACCAACTGCGACTACACCACCCTGTGGCGGTGATGTGCCGGCTGCTGAGTGTTTCGGAGAGCGGCTATCACGCCTGGCGCCAACGCCCACCCTCGTTACGGGCGCAAGAGAATGCGCACCTGGAGACCGAGATCAAGGTTGCGCATCGACGCACACGAGAAACCTACGGGCCACAACGCCTGCAATCAGATCTTGCGGATCACGGCATCCCGGCCAGCGTGTATCGCATCAAAAGGTTACGCACAAAGCTGGGACTGCGTTGCAAGCAGAAACGCAAATTCAAGGCGACAACGAATTCGAATCATTCACTGCCGCTGGCGCCTAATCTGCTGGATCGTCAATTTGATGTGGCAGCGCCCAATCGGGCTTGGGTGGCCGACATCACCTACATTGCGACCGATGAGGGCTGGCTATACCTTGCTGGCGTCAAGGATTTGTTCAACGGCGAATTGGTCGGCTACGCCATGGCTGAGCGGATGACCAAAGAGCTGGTTACGAAAGCATTATTCCGAGCAGTCGTCGCGAAGCGACCGACCAAAGGGCTGATTCACCATTCGGATCGCGGCAGTCAGTATTGCGCGTACACCTATCAGACATCGCTGCGGCAATTCGGCATGCGCGCATCAATGAGTCGCAAGGCGGACTGCTGGGACAATGCCCCGATGGAAAGCTTCTGGGGTTCTCTGAAGAACGAACTGGTCCATCACCAATCCTATGCCACCCGCGAGCAGGCGAGGCGTGAGATCACCGAATACATCGAGATCTTTTACAACCGCATACGCAAGCAGGCACGCCTTGGCTATCTCTCACCTGCCGCTTTCAGTCAGCAGTACTATGCAAAACAGATGGCAGCTTAA
- a CDS encoding TerB family tellurite resistance protein, with product MNIPLNEQRTIAARLVALTLISDGELANREVEALDRHEIAALLGIPRDVLIQAVIDHCQELLARGGNTEAVRLLDLEQVEHMLDRVTDPSLRSLTCQAMLVLSKADGRISQPEQTLLRHALSRWDLSLSELGAQR from the coding sequence ATGAACATTCCGCTGAACGAGCAACGCACGATTGCTGCCCGCCTGGTCGCGCTGACGCTGATCTCGGACGGAGAACTCGCCAATCGCGAGGTGGAGGCGCTGGACCGGCACGAGATTGCGGCACTGCTGGGGATCCCCCGCGACGTACTGATTCAGGCCGTCATCGATCACTGCCAGGAGCTGCTGGCGCGTGGAGGGAATACGGAGGCCGTGCGCCTGCTGGATCTGGAGCAGGTCGAGCACATGCTCGATCGCGTCACCGATCCGTCGCTGCGGTCCCTGACCTGCCAGGCCATGCTGGTGCTGTCGAAGGCGGACGGGCGGATTTCCCAGCCCGAGCAGACCTTGCTGCGCCACGCCCTGAGCCGCTGGGATCTGTCTCTGAGCGAACTCGGCGCGCAGCGCTGA
- a CDS encoding phosphopantetheine-binding protein yields the protein MNDLKHAIKQLIVDACDKDCDPASITDDEILFGPEAPLALDSLDALQLSMAIQKKYGLRLTDSKETRRILSSVSNLAEQLDAFIASRP from the coding sequence ATGAACGACCTCAAACACGCGATCAAACAACTGATCGTCGACGCCTGCGACAAGGACTGCGACCCGGCGTCGATCACCGACGACGAAATCCTGTTCGGGCCCGAAGCACCGCTGGCGCTGGATTCGCTCGACGCCCTGCAGCTGTCGATGGCCATCCAGAAGAAATACGGCCTGCGCCTGACCGACAGCAAGGAGACGCGCCGCATCCTCTCCAGCGTCAGCAACCTGGCCGAACAGCTCGACGCCTTCATCGCCAGCCGCCCATGA